A DNA window from Candidatus Acidulodesulfobacterium acidiphilum contains the following coding sequences:
- a CDS encoding lipoprotein-releasing ABC transporter permease subunit codes for MSFHTKIALHYLKPKNNSFISLLSLISIMGITIGVMALIVVISVMSGFDHALEKKVIGIESQVIVLNYNGFVNNYKSAVKKIRSVKGVKDVSPFIYTDVMITSSSTSTGSVLRGIDVNSEEKVTDLKKYLIKGSLSGLNAKNENEIVLGKVLAQNLGVSVGDRVTIISPEGRITPFGVMPKTERFTVCGIINSGMYNYDSTFSFISVKNAQNFIGLSSNTVTGLEVKLNRLGSANALAKKIADKLNAGTAASSYYALSWEELNKNLFSAIKLEKLTMFVILFLIVLVAAFNIISTLIMVVMEKRKDIAVLKSIGASSKDIMIIFIAQGLIIGSIGTALGLISGFIIGYLEETYHIISLPSSVYYITALPVRMTAGEFVVIGFCSIFLSFIATLYPSYKAGKIDPAEGVRYE; via the coding sequence ATGAGTTTTCATACTAAAATAGCCCTGCATTATTTAAAGCCGAAGAATAATTCTTTTATATCCCTGCTCAGTTTAATATCCATAATGGGAATAACTATAGGAGTAATGGCTCTTATCGTGGTTATATCCGTAATGAGCGGATTCGACCATGCTTTAGAAAAAAAAGTAATAGGCATAGAGTCGCAGGTCATAGTTTTAAATTATAACGGCTTTGTAAACAACTATAAAAGCGCTGTAAAAAAAATACGTTCGGTTAAAGGCGTAAAAGACGTTTCTCCTTTTATATACACGGACGTTATGATAACTTCGTCAAGCACCTCTACCGGCAGTGTGTTAAGAGGCATAGACGTAAATTCCGAAGAAAAAGTTACCGATTTAAAAAAATATTTGATAAAAGGCAGTCTGTCCGGTTTAAACGCTAAAAACGAAAACGAAATAGTTCTCGGCAAAGTTTTAGCGCAAAATCTCGGAGTTTCGGTCGGAGACAGGGTTACTATCATTTCGCCTGAAGGGCGCATCACTCCTTTCGGCGTTATGCCTAAGACCGAAAGATTTACCGTTTGCGGTATAATCAACAGCGGAATGTATAATTACGATTCAACTTTTTCTTTTATATCCGTCAAAAACGCCCAGAATTTTATAGGACTTTCGTCAAACACAGTTACCGGACTTGAAGTTAAATTAAACAGATTGGGTTCGGCTAATGCGCTTGCGAAAAAAATTGCAGATAAATTAAACGCGGGTACGGCGGCATCTTCTTATTACGCTTTAAGCTGGGAAGAATTAAATAAAAATTTATTTTCCGCTATAAAATTAGAAAAACTTACGATGTTTGTTATCCTGTTCCTTATAGTTTTAGTGGCGGCGTTCAATATTATCTCAACCCTTATAATGGTCGTTATGGAAAAAAGAAAAGATATAGCGGTATTAAAATCCATAGGAGCTTCGTCTAAAGATATAATGATTATTTTTATCGCGCAGGGTCTTATTATAGGGTCTATAGGAACCGCCCTAGGACTCATATCCGGATTTATAATAGGATATTTGGAAGAAACGTATCATATAATAAGCCTGCCGTCGTCGGTTTACTACATCACCGCGCTTCCCGTTAGGATGACAGCCGGCGAATTTGTAGTTATAGGTTTTTGTTCAATATTCTTAAGTTTTATAGCAACCTTATATCCTTCTTATAAAGCGGGTAAAATAGACCCGGCCGAAGGCGTCAGATACGAGTAG
- the bamA gene encoding outer membrane protein assembly factor BamA: protein MKFFKQVFLGIIIAGVLILNSINAYAALNNKNVWTGFFYQKGSPSLTSIKKSFAESFKKYLNSGKPYFVFAYTKLKTKPYFNYDKKINLVRIKKLGIVYHSNYIITGSISRFGSNFTVHAMFIDVSNVYKSKTVNLSGSGTMQFDKDVNLLSLKVSNFIFGNIEKNKTIKKTVFNKIIYAVRVKGNVRVGKGFIMNRIEVNKGGEYSIKKINDSVKKLYKTGYFKNVLVNVKPHGNQLIITFIVSERPLIKSIKYTGNGSVSVKKIKKIINVKPERPYSSYEIDKALKILKFVYSAEGYYNAKVKVKKKILPGNYVSVDFAIKQNQPVMVNKVEFRGNTSFTSGKLASVMGIKTVNLLTWITGAGKFKKARLNTQIIKLLSFYYNHGYIEVSVKKPLFIFSKDKKYVTIIIRIVQGPQFRVSKVNLTIKGTKKNSKEYQAVQKLIITKPGSIFNRKNIEKEILSITKYFTYKGYAFANVQPSIKIKRKTSSVLVSLIVHKGKIAKFGKITITGNDITYSYVILRALVLFPGEKYNPKLIKISRQNLKNLMYFKHVTITTEKVPGRNILNVKVHVKEQSTGKFTIGGGYSSATSFMAISSISESNLFGTGISASINVQAGGPYQSYSFNVLQPYLTYIFARPLSASLSLYDTFNSLYYEFAYRSVGGSVTFGYPLYGNVLTEYFRYLLEQDNSVIIQGLTNILPQGKVTTSEVSLTTVYNTLNNPIVPTAGDMDSFRVSYAGPPIGGNDDFVKYVIQANHYIPLWWGTSFMQGAQLGYITGTNSSYPLPIYQRFFVGGIMNNYPLLGFMYDSVGPSEDGNLVGGTKMFTVQAKYFIPILKRMKFYGFLWWNAGNAWLQSEPVFPISLVQAAGIGFNWYSPFGPITITYGKILGSPINGNNSTRIQFSLGEGLPGI from the coding sequence ATGAAATTTTTTAAGCAAGTATTTTTAGGAATTATTATAGCCGGCGTTTTAATTTTAAATTCTATTAACGCTTATGCGGCACTGAACAATAAAAACGTCTGGACGGGTTTTTTTTATCAGAAAGGCTCCCCCTCATTAACATCCATAAAAAAATCTTTTGCCGAAAGTTTTAAAAAATATTTAAATTCAGGAAAGCCTTATTTTGTTTTTGCTTATACTAAATTAAAAACTAAACCTTACTTTAACTACGATAAAAAAATAAACTTAGTCCGGATAAAAAAGCTCGGCATAGTTTATCATTCAAACTACATTATAACGGGAAGTATTTCGAGATTCGGTTCTAATTTTACCGTCCATGCTATGTTTATAGACGTATCGAATGTTTATAAGTCTAAAACCGTTAATTTATCCGGTAGCGGTACAATGCAGTTCGATAAAGACGTCAATTTGTTGTCATTAAAAGTATCTAATTTTATATTCGGCAATATTGAAAAAAATAAGACTATCAAAAAGACTGTTTTTAATAAAATTATATATGCCGTAAGAGTCAAAGGAAATGTTAGAGTAGGTAAAGGTTTTATAATGAATCGCATTGAAGTTAATAAAGGCGGGGAATATTCTATTAAAAAAATTAACGACAGCGTAAAAAAACTTTATAAAACCGGATATTTTAAAAATGTTTTAGTCAACGTTAAGCCTCATGGAAATCAGCTTATAATAACCTTTATAGTATCGGAAAGACCTCTTATAAAGTCTATAAAATACACGGGGAACGGTTCCGTAAGCGTTAAAAAAATTAAAAAAATTATAAACGTAAAACCGGAAAGACCATACAGTTCGTATGAAATCGATAAAGCGTTAAAAATATTAAAATTTGTATATTCTGCCGAAGGCTATTATAACGCTAAAGTAAAAGTGAAGAAGAAAATTCTTCCGGGAAACTACGTATCCGTTGATTTTGCAATAAAACAAAATCAGCCGGTAATGGTTAACAAAGTTGAATTCAGAGGTAATACATCGTTTACTTCCGGAAAGCTTGCATCGGTTATGGGCATTAAGACGGTTAACCTTCTTACATGGATAACGGGGGCGGGAAAATTTAAAAAAGCGAGATTAAATACGCAGATTATTAAACTTTTAAGTTTTTATTATAATCACGGATATATTGAAGTCAGCGTAAAAAAACCTCTGTTTATATTTTCAAAAGATAAAAAATACGTAACTATTATCATAAGGATAGTGCAGGGACCTCAATTCAGGGTATCTAAAGTTAATCTTACGATAAAAGGAACCAAGAAAAATTCCAAAGAATATCAGGCCGTGCAAAAACTTATAATAACAAAGCCGGGGTCGATATTTAACAGGAAAAATATAGAAAAAGAAATTTTAAGCATAACTAAATACTTTACCTATAAGGGTTATGCTTTTGCAAACGTACAGCCGTCTATTAAGATAAAACGCAAGACCAGCTCGGTATTGGTATCTTTGATAGTTCACAAAGGTAAAATCGCCAAATTCGGTAAGATTACTATTACCGGAAACGATATTACATACAGTTACGTTATTTTAAGGGCGCTCGTGCTTTTTCCCGGCGAGAAATACAATCCTAAGCTAATAAAAATATCTAGGCAGAATTTAAAAAACTTGATGTATTTCAAGCATGTTACCATAACTACGGAAAAAGTGCCGGGCAGGAATATATTAAACGTCAAAGTGCATGTAAAAGAACAGAGTACCGGTAAATTTACCATAGGGGGCGGCTACAGTTCGGCTACGTCTTTTATGGCTATATCGTCTATATCGGAATCCAACCTGTTCGGAACCGGAATTTCCGCATCTATTAACGTTCAGGCGGGCGGTCCTTATCAGTCGTACAGTTTTAATGTACTTCAGCCGTATCTTACGTATATTTTCGCAAGACCGTTGTCGGCAAGCCTTTCTTTGTACGATACGTTTAACTCTCTGTATTACGAGTTTGCATACCGTTCGGTCGGCGGTTCGGTAACTTTCGGTTATCCTTTATACGGCAACGTATTGACGGAATATTTTAGGTACTTGTTAGAGCAGGATAATTCCGTTATCATACAGGGTCTTACAAATATTTTACCGCAGGGGAAGGTTACTACAAGCGAAGTTTCTTTGACGACGGTTTATAATACGTTAAATAATCCTATAGTACCCACGGCAGGCGATATGGACAGTTTTAGAGTAAGTTATGCCGGACCTCCTATAGGCGGAAACGACGATTTCGTTAAATACGTAATTCAGGCTAATCATTACATTCCGTTGTGGTGGGGAACTTCTTTTATGCAAGGGGCTCAGTTGGGCTATATAACGGGAACTAACTCTTCTTACCCTCTTCCTATATACCAACGGTTTTTTGTCGGCGGCATAATGAACAATTATCCTCTTTTGGGCTTTATGTATGACTCGGTAGGTCCGTCGGAAGACGGAAATTTAGTCGGCGGCACTAAAATGTTTACCGTTCAGGCAAAATATTTTATACCTATTCTAAAACGGATGAAATTTTACGGATTTTTGTGGTGGAATGCAGGTAATGCTTGGCTGCAAAGCGAGCCAGTCTTTCCTATAAGTTTAGTTCAGGCGGCAGGTATTGGTTTTAACTGGTATTCTCCGTTTGGACCCATTACTATCACTTACGGCAAGATACTTGGGTCGCCCATTAACGGTAATAATTCTACAAGAATACAGTTTAGTCTTGGAGAAGGCCTTCCTGGTATTTAG
- the lpxD gene encoding UDP-3-O-(3-hydroxymyristoyl)glucosamine N-acyltransferase, protein MLLKDLISSLSFNKVIGDINDIDVSGIGSLKAAKENEISFAAGHKYLKQLIDTKACAVIMDYESLKSELPSKVKFIILDSKNSYLSFAQATQIFKNFIDEKNKIDYNDIRKNFQNRYYIGATSKKGENTVIYPGVYIGEGSSIGDNCRIMSNVNIGNKVNIGNNVLIYPNVTIYDDSKIGNNCIIHAGAVIGSDGFGFARGKSGYVKIIHTGYAELEDNVEIGANTTIDRGAVDFTKIGAGTKIDNLVQVAHNVIIGKNCVIAAQTGIAGSTEIGDNVTIGGQVGIAGHIEVGNNVMIAAQSGISGNIKDGEILSGSPAFPIKEWRNSVVLFKKLPELYKKLKEISKTKD, encoded by the coding sequence ATGCTTTTAAAAGATTTAATATCTTCTTTATCTTTTAACAAAGTTATAGGTGATATCAACGATATAGACGTTTCAGGAATAGGTTCGCTTAAAGCGGCAAAAGAGAACGAAATCTCTTTTGCCGCCGGACATAAATATTTAAAGCAGCTCATTGATACCAAAGCTTGCGCTGTTATTATGGATTATGAGTCTCTAAAAAGTGAATTACCTTCCAAAGTTAAGTTTATAATTTTAGATTCCAAAAATTCATACCTTTCTTTTGCACAAGCTACGCAAATTTTTAAAAATTTTATCGACGAAAAAAATAAAATAGATTACAATGATATCAGGAAAAACTTCCAAAATAGATATTATATAGGAGCAACATCAAAAAAGGGTGAAAATACCGTAATTTATCCAGGAGTTTATATAGGCGAAGGCAGCTCTATAGGGGATAATTGCAGGATAATGTCTAACGTAAATATCGGAAATAAAGTAAATATTGGCAATAACGTCCTAATATACCCCAACGTTACGATTTATGACGATTCTAAAATAGGCAATAACTGTATAATACATGCAGGAGCCGTTATAGGCAGCGACGGCTTTGGTTTTGCACGAGGCAAATCCGGTTACGTTAAGATAATCCATACTGGATATGCAGAGCTTGAGGACAATGTAGAAATAGGCGCTAATACAACTATAGACAGAGGCGCAGTAGATTTTACCAAAATCGGAGCGGGAACAAAAATAGATAATTTAGTTCAGGTTGCCCACAACGTAATAATAGGTAAAAATTGCGTTATAGCGGCTCAAACAGGAATTGCGGGCAGTACTGAAATCGGCGATAACGTTACTATAGGCGGACAGGTCGGTATAGCCGGACATATCGAAGTCGGAAACAACGTTATGATAGCGGCTCAGTCGGGAATATCGGGCAATATAAAAGACGGCGAGATTTTATCCGGTTCGCCCGCTTTTCCTATAAAAGAATGGCGCAACTCGGTAGTGCTTTTTAAGAAACTTCCGGAATTATATAAGAAATTAAAGGAAATTTCAAAAACTAAGGATTGA
- the fabZ gene encoding 3-hydroxyacyl-ACP dehydratase FabZ: MEKKEEKKSVLKDGEIIGIGEILNLLPHRYPFLMIDKVVSLEKGKSIIAVKNTTINEPFFQGHFPGYPVMPGVLILEALAQAGGILAYKTEENDDLRNKLTYFMGIDKARFRKPILPGYSVYLKVELIKRKQFVWVFSGKAEVEGNICAEAELMATFMPK; the protein is encoded by the coding sequence ATGGAAAAAAAAGAAGAAAAGAAAAGCGTTTTGAAAGACGGCGAAATAATAGGCATAGGAGAAATTTTAAATCTTTTACCGCACAGATATCCTTTTCTTATGATAGATAAAGTCGTATCGTTAGAAAAAGGCAAATCTATTATCGCCGTTAAAAATACTACTATAAACGAACCTTTTTTTCAGGGGCATTTTCCGGGTTATCCGGTTATGCCAGGAGTATTAATATTAGAGGCTCTTGCTCAGGCGGGCGGCATTTTAGCTTATAAAACGGAAGAAAATGACGATTTAAGAAACAAATTAACTTATTTTATGGGAATAGATAAGGCCAGATTCAGAAAACCTATATTACCCGGTTACTCGGTGTATTTAAAAGTCGAACTTATTAAAAGAAAACAGTTCGTGTGGGTTTTTTCAGGCAAAGCCGAAGTAGAAGGAAATATCTGCGCCGAAGCAGAACTAATGGCAACATTTATGCCGAAATAA
- a CDS encoding acyl-ACP--UDP-N-acetylglucosamine O-acyltransferase: MIDKTAIIYPGAIIDESTEVGPYTIIKSGVKIGKNNQIAPHVVIEGNTTIGDGNKIFQFASIGSVPQDLKYKGENTKLIIGDNNIIREYVTMNPGTVTGNGVTVVGEGNLFMMHVHIAHDCTIGNRNIFANNATLAGHIEIQDYAILGGLCAIHQFVRIGESVLIAGGSMVVQDIPPYLVASGDRAKIYGINRIGLERRGFTKEEIEQIKNAYKIVYRSKATVKIAIERIEQEIGKTEKIKKFTSFISDSRRGITR; this comes from the coding sequence ATGATAGATAAAACTGCAATAATTTATCCAGGAGCCATAATAGACGAATCGACCGAAGTCGGACCCTATACTATTATAAAAAGCGGCGTGAAAATCGGCAAAAATAATCAAATTGCGCCGCACGTCGTTATAGAAGGCAACACTACGATCGGCGACGGAAATAAAATATTTCAATTCGCTTCTATAGGTTCGGTTCCGCAAGACCTTAAGTATAAAGGCGAAAATACTAAACTTATTATAGGCGATAACAATATAATAAGAGAATACGTAACTATGAATCCCGGCACCGTAACCGGCAACGGAGTTACAGTAGTGGGCGAAGGTAATCTTTTCATGATGCACGTGCATATAGCTCACGACTGTACTATAGGCAACAGGAATATTTTTGCGAATAACGCTACCCTTGCAGGACATATAGAAATTCAGGATTATGCGATACTAGGCGGTCTTTGCGCAATTCATCAGTTCGTCCGCATAGGCGAATCCGTTCTTATAGCGGGCGGTTCCATGGTCGTACAGGATATTCCTCCTTATCTCGTTGCTTCCGGCGACAGGGCAAAAATTTACGGAATTAACAGAATAGGATTGGAAAGAAGAGGCTTTACCAAAGAAGAGATAGAACAGATAAAAAATGCATATAAAATTGTTTATAGGTCGAAAGCTACGGTTAAAATTGCTATAGAAAGAATAGAGCAGGAAATAGGAAAAACCGAAAAAATAAAAAAATTCACTTCGTTTATATCCGATTCCAGAAGAGGTATTACCAGATAA
- a CDS encoding ABC transporter ATP-binding protein: MFNKKNMKKDLSVLKRLIPYILPYKKKLIMAVISMAIVSALTGALAYIVKPLINNIFITKSYTELILIPLLVILIFLVKNVFYYAEFYYTGSVGQNIIRSLRDEVYSVIVKLPVSKLNKIPTGVLIARITYDINIIQRTVSDTVSAVMKDILTMIVLLIVVFYMDFYLAIAVLILFPLVIFPVTLLGKKARRTSTDTQNEMGNITKFLDETISGLRMVKAYNMEDFEIKRFKKLSDNLYRFFMRMTKIRGLTVPFVELIGGISVAVIIFIGGLQVIKFGYTPGNFFSFLTAILLLYEPVKSLSRLNNSLQEGIAAGTRIFGILDEKQEETGGNKPVPKDINILEIKNLYFGYDFCGGQGDTVNNVDNDKNNAKDNIKNDISGGSNEERGKACDEHFDLKNINIKINKGEIAAVVGFSGAGKSTISMLIPRFYEPSSGEIDINGINIKEFNLKDLRDSISYVSQNVVLFNETVKFNIEYGTSGKSMEEIVNSAKLAFADEFIKNLPQGYDTIVDEAGLRLSGGEKQRILIARAFLKDAPILILDEATSSLDGESEKKIQRALFGYEEDGIGEAVNKTSNADEGTINQISGSGKADSHGRLYGGLCRNKIVLIIAHRLSTVKHADTIYVLEKGEIAESGSHEDLIKLDGIYKNLLLKQME, from the coding sequence ATGTTTAATAAAAAAAATATGAAAAAGGATTTATCGGTTTTAAAAAGACTTATTCCTTACATCCTGCCTTATAAGAAAAAGCTTATTATGGCGGTAATAAGCATGGCTATAGTTTCCGCTCTTACCGGAGCGCTTGCTTATATAGTAAAACCGCTTATTAATAATATATTTATTACTAAAAGCTATACCGAACTTATACTTATACCCTTGCTCGTAATATTAATCTTTTTAGTAAAAAATGTTTTTTACTATGCCGAGTTTTACTATACGGGGTCGGTAGGGCAGAATATAATAAGGTCGCTCAGGGACGAAGTTTATTCGGTAATAGTAAAACTGCCTGTTTCAAAGCTAAATAAAATACCTACGGGCGTACTTATCGCAAGAATAACCTACGATATAAATATCATTCAAAGAACGGTATCGGACACCGTCAGCGCCGTTATGAAAGATATTCTTACTATGATAGTTCTTTTAATCGTCGTATTCTATATGGATTTTTATCTTGCCATAGCCGTTTTGATTTTGTTTCCGTTAGTAATATTTCCGGTAACGCTTCTGGGAAAAAAAGCGCGCAGGACAAGCACCGATACGCAGAACGAAATGGGAAACATAACGAAGTTTTTAGACGAAACCATTTCAGGTTTGCGAATGGTGAAAGCCTATAATATGGAAGATTTTGAAATAAAGAGATTTAAAAAGCTCTCCGACAATCTTTACAGATTTTTTATGAGGATGACGAAAATAAGGGGGCTTACAGTGCCGTTCGTAGAACTTATAGGCGGAATTTCGGTTGCCGTTATAATATTTATAGGCGGACTTCAGGTTATAAAATTCGGATATACGCCGGGCAATTTCTTTTCTTTTTTAACTGCTATCCTCCTTCTTTACGAGCCGGTAAAGAGTTTGTCGAGGCTTAACAACAGCCTTCAGGAAGGCATAGCCGCCGGCACCAGAATATTCGGCATATTAGACGAAAAGCAGGAGGAAACCGGAGGAAATAAGCCAGTTCCAAAAGATATAAACATCCTTGAAATAAAAAATCTATATTTCGGTTACGACTTTTGCGGCGGACAAGGCGATACAGTCAATAACGTAGATAATGATAAAAATAATGCCAAAGATAATATAAAAAACGATATTTCCGGCGGCTCAAACGAAGAAAGAGGAAAAGCGTGCGACGAGCATTTCGACCTTAAAAATATAAACATAAAAATCAATAAAGGCGAGATAGCCGCCGTAGTGGGTTTTTCGGGAGCCGGCAAAAGTACGATATCGATGCTTATTCCGCGTTTTTACGAACCGTCTTCCGGCGAAATCGACATTAACGGAATAAACATAAAAGAGTTTAATTTAAAAGATTTAAGGGATTCCATATCTTACGTTTCCCAGAACGTCGTTCTTTTTAACGAAACCGTAAAATTTAATATAGAATACGGAACGAGCGGCAAAAGTATGGAAGAAATAGTAAACTCCGCAAAGTTGGCATTTGCGGACGAATTTATTAAAAATCTTCCCCAGGGATACGACACGATAGTAGATGAAGCGGGATTAAGGCTTTCCGGCGGAGAAAAGCAAAGAATTTTAATCGCCAGGGCGTTTCTAAAGGACGCACCCATACTTATACTTGATGAAGCTACTTCTTCTTTGGACGGAGAATCGGAAAAGAAAATCCAGCGGGCGCTGTTCGGATACGAAGAAGATGGCATCGGAGAAGCTGTTAACAAAACCTCAAACGCAGACGAAGGAACAATAAATCAAATATCAGGTTCAGGTAAAGCAGATTCGCATGGCAGACTATATGGCGGTTTGTGCAGAAATAAAATAGTCCTTATAATCGCCCATAGGCTATCCACCGTAAAACATGCAGATACGATTTATGTCCTCGAAAAAGGCGAAATAGCCGAAAGCGGAAGCCATGAGGATTTAATAAAATTGGACGGAATTTATAAAAATCTTCTTTTAAAACAGATGGAATAG
- a CDS encoding ABC transporter ATP-binding protein yields MNIQSNSAVSLKNIVKIFKAGNETVNILNKADFEIKRGDTVAITGESGTGKSTLLHIMGTLLKPDSGSIEYFGQSDVYSLSDANLARFRNKNIGFVFQFHYLLNEFSCLENAAMPLLIRKENKNAAFKIAKDYLCEMGLEKRLNFKPYMLSGGEQQRAAIARALVCSPEVILMDEPTGNLDPRHAEKLHEIIIGLNKKYGKTLAIVTHDANFSAMMSRKIKISNGLIEEVNL; encoded by the coding sequence ATGAATATACAAAGCAATTCAGCCGTTTCATTAAAAAACATAGTCAAGATTTTTAAGGCCGGAAATGAAACCGTAAATATTTTAAACAAAGCCGATTTTGAAATAAAAAGAGGCGATACCGTTGCTATTACCGGAGAATCCGGTACCGGAAAAAGCACTCTTCTGCATATCATGGGAACGCTTCTTAAGCCTGATTCGGGCAGTATCGAATATTTCGGACAATCCGACGTTTATTCTCTTTCCGACGCAAATCTTGCCCGTTTCAGAAATAAAAATATAGGTTTCGTTTTTCAATTTCACTATCTTTTAAATGAGTTCAGCTGTTTAGAAAATGCGGCAATGCCGTTACTGATAAGGAAAGAAAACAAAAATGCGGCGTTTAAAATTGCTAAGGATTATCTTTGCGAAATGGGTCTTGAAAAAAGACTTAATTTTAAACCCTATATGCTTTCCGGCGGCGAACAGCAGAGAGCGGCAATTGCAAGGGCGCTCGTATGCTCTCCCGAGGTTATATTAATGGATGAACCTACCGGCAATCTCGACCCGCGACATGCCGAAAAACTTCATGAAATAATTATCGGACTTAATAAAAAATATGGGAAAACCCTTGCTATAGTTACTCATGACGCAAATTTTTCCGCCATGATGAGCCGTAAAATTAAAATTTCCAACGGGTTAATAGAAGAGGTCAATTTGTGA
- a CDS encoding OmpH family outer membrane protein, with protein sequence MKKIIFNLSLAVFLMLAATIIFGSVKANAAGSSIAVVNMQKVIAMSNQGKAANSELKALASKYSRRLLAMRKKIAAIQADLKNNGSIMSAAEKTKKTREFETDISNYSAQEKHIRGVMSEKRFELLKGIVNKATSIINSIAKKEGYILVIDRPSVVYRANSIDITNQVLRQINAK encoded by the coding sequence ATGAAAAAAATTATTTTCAATTTAAGTTTAGCAGTTTTTTTAATGTTAGCGGCAACTATCATTTTTGGCTCAGTCAAAGCAAATGCGGCAGGTTCAAGCATTGCAGTCGTTAATATGCAGAAAGTTATTGCAATGTCCAACCAAGGAAAAGCTGCAAACAGTGAATTAAAAGCGTTAGCTTCCAAATATAGCAGAAGGCTTCTTGCCATGAGAAAAAAAATTGCGGCAATTCAGGCTGATTTAAAAAATAACGGTTCTATAATGTCCGCCGCGGAAAAAACAAAAAAAACCAGAGAATTTGAAACGGATATATCAAACTATTCCGCTCAGGAAAAACATATTCGGGGCGTTATGTCCGAAAAAAGATTTGAATTGCTAAAGGGAATAGTCAATAAAGCCACGTCGATTATTAACTCTATTGCAAAAAAAGAAGGATATATTTTAGTCATAGACAGACCAAGCGTAGTTTACAGAGCTAATTCAATAGATATAACCAATCAAGTTTTACGGCAGATAAATGCAAAATAA
- a CDS encoding LpxI family protein has protein sequence MENKNIGIIAGYGEFPLIYIDELKSAGYSVKVCAIEEEADKSLAYRADKIIYVSVGQLGKLVNFFKSENVSEVIMAGKVRKTLMFKKVKPDIKAITLFLSLKDKKDDTILNAICKFLEKEGITIVPQTKYISSVFLPSGAASKRPPNKKEKEDIEFGKNAAMLIAGADIGQTAVVKDKSVMALEAIEGTDEAIIRGGKLANGGAVVVKVNKPNQDLRFDIPAVGLDTLESIISVNATCLAFERNTIVIRKDEFIKKADSEDIAVYIF, from the coding sequence ATGGAAAATAAAAATATAGGTATAATCGCAGGTTACGGCGAGTTTCCGCTAATATACATCGACGAATTAAAATCGGCTGGTTATTCGGTGAAGGTTTGCGCAATCGAAGAAGAAGCCGACAAATCACTTGCATATCGCGCCGACAAGATTATTTACGTCAGCGTCGGACAGCTCGGCAAATTAGTTAATTTTTTTAAATCCGAAAACGTCAGCGAAGTTATAATGGCCGGTAAAGTCAGAAAAACCCTTATGTTTAAAAAAGTCAAACCTGATATCAAGGCAATAACCCTTTTCTTGTCCCTTAAAGACAAAAAAGACGACACCATACTTAATGCTATTTGCAAATTTTTGGAAAAGGAAGGAATAACCATAGTTCCTCAGACGAAATATATCTCTTCAGTTTTTTTGCCGTCTGGAGCCGCATCTAAGAGGCCGCCCAATAAAAAAGAAAAAGAAGATATAGAGTTCGGAAAAAACGCGGCAATGCTGATTGCAGGGGCGGATATTGGGCAGACGGCGGTAGTTAAAGATAAATCGGTAATGGCTCTCGAAGCCATAGAAGGCACGGACGAAGCGATAATAAGGGGCGGAAAACTTGCAAACGGGGGCGCCGTAGTCGTAAAAGTTAATAAGCCAAACCAGGATTTAAGATTCGACATTCCGGCAGTAGGACTCGATACTTTAGAATCGATAATTTCGGTAAACGCGACTTGCCTTGCTTTTGAACGCAATACTATAGTCATCAGGAAAGATGAATTTATTAAGAAGGCCGATTCCGAAGATATCGCCGTATATATTTTTTAA